The DNA sequence GAAGGACCCAAGGAGCATGGCCTTGGTCTCAACCAGGCGGTAGTTGGCCAGCGGCTTGAATCAGCTTAGGTTGGGCTGATTTGGCTTCTTTGTTTCTGGCGAGGACCCTGTGttttaattaacttttacaaGTGAATAATGGGTCATAGCCACAATCCAGGCGGCTGGCAAAGGGATCCAATGGTGTTCCATTGCAATATAACAACGTGTGCCTAAGACTGAAACTGGCTGGTTTTGTGACACTTTACAAAGAACAGGCTGGCTCTGCTCGCCTCCACATACCCCACCAGGCCTTTTTGTAACCTtactttttttccatcttcacaTTAGGGGgttgttttatgtgtttattttttgtttttttttctccctctctttgcaTTTGAGAAACTTCAAAGCTGGGCTGATTTCACTGCCTGTGTCCAAAATTCCTGTAAAGGTCAGGTCGTTCCTGCCTGAGACaggctccctctccctctccgcCCCTTCCCCAAATGTGTCTGGGCAGGCTTCTACTAAGCAAagggaattgggggagggggcttGAATTTAGAGGGTAGAGTTGCATCCAGAAGCTCTCCCAAGCTGTGATTTGTAACTGATGAGGATTTGAATGTGGGGAATTAAAGAGCTGGGGGACAGCAGCAAAAGGTGGGCTTTCCCATAGCCTGAACTTTGGCAGGGTCCACACTAATCTCTTGCTTTTTATTCTTGCAGCAAGCACAAAATGTTCCTAGATGAGGAGCCACTGGTAAAACGGAAACGGTCCCAGAAGCCAGTGATGGCCTCTGACTCTTACAAGAGGTCAGAGTTGACTGCCCTCCGCCAAGAAATGGAGAGCAACAGAGGTGAACCTGACCTTGAGAGAGGCCTTCTCCCAGAGGCAGGCCAGAGTAGTGATGAGGCTTGGGTGGCACCTGCTGGAGACCAAGGCCCAGGCCAAGCATCCCTGGTGAGTGTCCGAGAGGACGGGATGCCCGGGAAGCACCCCGAGGAGCTCGGAAATCAGCGGTCATCCTTGATGACTGATGCGGCCAAAGGTTGGCCACCCTTGAGCCGAAGCTCTTTGgtggcagagcagagcagagcgcCACCACCGGAAGTGGCCAAAGGCCCCTTTGTGGCTATGGTTGGGATCACCGAAGCCGTCATGGATGGCGGTGCTCCCATACAGCTGATTCCATTTGGTCGAGAGGAGAGAGCTGAGCACAGACGGGGGATAGAGGACCGGAGCCAGACCCGTGCCATGCCCAGCAGTGAGAAGGGGGACTCTGGGGATAATGGAGCTCTGAGTCAGCCCAGGGCCAAGGAACAGAAGACTGAGAGACGACTGGAAACCATCTTGTCAGAGAGGAATCTGCTGCAACAGAAGGTCAGGGGCGCTGGTGTTGGGAATCAAAAGTGGCGACCAAGGGGAAGGTGATGGTGGTATGGATGTTCCATATAAATGAACCTCCCAGGATCCTAGGATCCCGGGtctagagttggaatggaccttagaggtcactgaagCCAGACCTCTCCTTTTTACcaataagggaactgaggcaagcccAGGGAGGCTGTGACCTGCCCAAATAAGTTGACAGgtctagaatttgaacccagcttctctCCCAAGCTTGTGCCCAAGCTGGCATTGAGATACTTAATAGTAATTCATAAATGGAGTGAACCCCAGGAAGTGTCTGTACAAAATAGGCCAGGGTAGGGTCTAAGTAATGGAACAAAGTGTAGAGTGGCAGTGGAGACATGGTCTCCATATATGCTTGTGTCCCTGTTCTTTGGACCACAGGTTCAAGagctagaagaagagaagagccATTGGCAGACCGAGTTTGAGAGAACCCAACATGAACTGATGACCCTCCGGGCTCGTGAGAGCGAGAGCTTGTACTGGAGCAAGAAGCACATGGGCTACCGCCAGGCTGAGCTGCAGGTGCTGAAGTCTGAGCTGGAGAGAAGCCTGGAGGAGAAGACGGAGCTCAAGGAGCAGCTCAAGGCCACAGAGATGCGAGTGGAGGTCCTGCGAGAGGCTCAGGGCTCCTACCAGAGCCCGGAGGGAGAAGACAGGAGGTTGTTACCAGGCTTTGTTGGTCTTTGGTGGGGAATGTGCCAGGCCCTTGGCCTAGAGTCTCCAGCTCCCATACTTGAATTCCCTCCAGCTTTTTTGGGGGAGTTGGGGTGATGCAGTAGCTAGGGAACtgaccaggaagacctggggatAAGTCCAGCCTCCCACACACTAGGCAGGTCATTCAAGGCTCTTGGGGTCGGAGGCCACACCTTAAGATTCTGAAATTGTGCAGAAGGAGCCAACCTTCCTTGGGAAAGGAAGCTTTCCCATCTGGGAACTCCCACATCATTGTAACTACCAGTCTTTCCCCTATAGCTCACCTTCCATATTGAGTCTTTAtgcacctacatttcccaatatatgCTTCCTCTTATAACATAGAGGAAAAACAGAACTAGTTTGCTCAATCCtggcacctacaatgtgccaggccctgtgctaagtctGGAGAAAGAGTaaccaaaacaaaatagtccTCCACTCAAGGAGCTGCAATTCTTACATTCAATCAAGTCCCACAACATATGCCCTGTTTCACACCCATAGTCCCCTACATCTGCAAAGAAGGGGGTGAGGTCCAGTCTCATATTTTTCCTTTGGTCACTAAAATTTCACAGCAAATTAAATTTCTAAATCTGGgattgagagaggaagagaagagactcCTCTCTATTCTTCTGTAATTAGCTTGTCTCCCCTCCATAATCTCCAGCCCCACTAGTGAAGCCAGAGTCCCAGTTGGAAAAGTAGCCCCTTAGCAGTCCATGAATCACATGATGAGGGCTGGTAAGGCCTTCATTGCTGGCTCCAGAGGTAACTGGAGTAGGCGTTAGCCCCTCTGGACAGATTGGGGAAACAGACTGCTGCTAGCTCAGTGTTGTGTGGCCAGGTAGGGGTGTGACAGGTCTTGAACCCACTGTactgagaaggaagaaggaaccAGCTCCCGGCCCATTAACTGGAATTGGCTGAACCTTTTCTTGTGCCAACTCCCTGCTGCCAGTAACTCGTGTTTGGATACCTCAGATTACCTAGTTGATTATGGTCTCATTCAAGCATAGAAAGGATCCATGAAGAACTCCTTTAAGATTGAGTTTTTTAAAACAGGGCAGctattgggggggtggggtgagcCCAGccttttggctcccagaagttccagTATCTGCTGGGAAGCTTTGGGGGTGGGACTAGAGGTGGGCGGTAGGTGGTCTGTTCCTTCCTGGTTCTGCCTGGTGGAGGATGGGGGTCAGGAATTTTGAGCGAGGGGAGAGAGCCCACTTCTGACCAGCTGTtttgattttccccttttgttcctGAACCCCTCACCAttgtcctttctcttccttcatctcaGCACCCTGGAGAAGCTGAAAAGCCTCCGGGTGAATGTCAGCCGCCTGCTGGCCTCCATTCTTCCTCACCTGGAGCTGGAGGAAGTCAACTTTGAGTCTGATCAGGTGGATGAAATCCTGCAAACTGTGTTAGAGACCAACCACATCCTGGAATGATCAGCGATGGCTCCCTGGCTTTTGACTGGAAGGAGTCACCTCCCCCATGTTGGTGGCCTTCATGCCTTATATGTATAGAATCAATTAATAAACGATGGCTGGCAATCTCACTGCTTCTCTCCCTGCCTTTTGGGATagagagggtggggtggggtgagaggcCACTCAGTACCCTCAGAAGTCATtgcatttcagagttggaaggggcttgGGCACCATCTAATCCAGCCCACATCCCAAAAGCATGCCTCCTGCCATATACTTGACAAGCAGCCATCCCATGTCTGCTTGGAGATGTCCAGTAAGGAGATCCCAGTATGAGAGGCAGCTTACTACAGTGGAAATTGCATTGACCATGGAGTCAGAGGACCGGGGCTCAGTTCCTACTGTGAACACGCTgctggtgtgaccctgggcaagttactcttCCCTGTCAATTGAGGTATTGGACTCAAGGGCCTCTGAAGGCCTTTCTGGCTAGAGATAGAGGAACCTGTGGGTGGTCTTGGGTAAATCTCCTCGGGactctttcttcatctgaaaaatggtgaGCTTAGACCAGATATCTTTTGGGTCCTCTCATTCTACTTTGGGTCAGCTCTGAGtgtgaggaagtttttcctgacaacCAACCTCAGTTTACCTCTCTGAAAATTCTTCCCATTACTTTTAATTCTGTTCTCTGGGGCAAAATGGAACAAGTCTCATCCATGTTTCAGGTGCTCAATCTTCAGGTACTTCAAGACAGTTATCCTGAGCCTACTTTCCTTCAGACTAACTAGGCCTAGTTCATTCACTTGATCCTCTTCTCTGGACactttccagcttatcaatgccCTCCCTAAAATGTACCCAGAACTGAGCCCAGTACTTCTAATTAAATCCAACCAGTACAGTGGGAGCATCCCTTTGTTCCTAGGCcctaggtggcactgcagtggatagagtgctgagcctggagtcaggaagacctaagttcaaatctagccttggactcttactagctatgtgaccccgagcaagtcccttaacctctgtttgcctcagtttccttatctgtaaaatgaggataataatagcaccttcctcttaGGATTGctgtggggattaaatgagatactaattggcaagcacttagcacagtgtctgtacATAATAAGTGCTGTATAAGAGGTAGCTGTTCACATTATCAGCTATGCCTTTTACGTTATCTAGGATTGTATTAGGTTGGCCCTTTTTTGGGTCTACTTGTCTAACCATGCCTCCCCACCATGGACTTGTGTGGTTGATTCTTTGAACTCAAGCATAAAACTTTACATTCATCCCTCCTTCCATGacat is a window from the Notamacropus eugenii isolate mMacEug1 chromosome X, mMacEug1.pri_v2, whole genome shotgun sequence genome containing:
- the MORC4 gene encoding MORC family CW-type zinc finger protein 4, whose protein sequence is MQLPDQVDLSRLPEKCFSCLNPHPRSRYLTAPLKSIPMQARTELEDLREVRGDGAGGSHAPLLLAEERPAPCLLPRPPEPMYLHLSSKHKMFLDEEPLVKRKRSQKPVMASDSYKRSELTALRQEMESNRGEPDLERGLLPEAGQSSDEAWVAPAGDQGPGQASLVSVREDGMPGKHPEELGNQRSSLMTDAAKGWPPLSRSSLVAEQSRAPPPEVAKGPFVAMVGITEAVMDGGAPIQLIPFGREERAEHRRGIEDRSQTRAMPSSEKGDSGDNGALSQPRAKEQKTERRLETILSERNLLQQKVQELEEEKSHWQTEFERTQHELMTLRARESESLYWSKKHMGYRQAELQVLKSELERSLEEKTELKEQLKATEMRVEVLREAQGSYQSPEGEDRSTLEKLKSLRVNVSRLLASILPHLELEEVNFESDQVDEILQTVLETNHILE